Proteins encoded within one genomic window of Eublepharis macularius isolate TG4126 chromosome 10, MPM_Emac_v1.0, whole genome shotgun sequence:
- the LOC129336908 gene encoding LOW QUALITY PROTEIN: guanine nucleotide-binding protein G(I)/G(S)/G(O) subunit gamma-5-like (The sequence of the model RefSeq protein was modified relative to this genomic sequence to represent the inferred CDS: inserted 1 base in 1 codon), protein MSGSSSVVAMRKVVQQLRLEASVXRVKVSQAASDLKQFCLQNAHHDPLLTGVSSSTNPFRPPKVCSFL, encoded by the exons ATGTCCGGCTCTTCCAGCGTGGTGGCTATGAGAAAAGTGGTGCAGCAGCTGCGCCTGGAGGCCAGCG AGCGCGTGAAGGTTTCACAAGCTGCAAGTGACTTAAAGCAGTTTTGTCTGCAGAATGCACATCACGATCCCCTATTAACAGGAGTTTCTTCAAGTACAAATCCATTTAGGCCTCCAAAAGTTTGTTCTTTTCTCTAA